A single genomic interval of Cucumis sativus cultivar 9930 chromosome 5, Cucumber_9930_V3, whole genome shotgun sequence harbors:
- the LOC101206229 gene encoding endo-1,4-beta-xylanase 1: MRRVCACCFTSSSPNIKRQNPNSDKPSQSSVVTMRTTQQNNATQLPKDVEETPAKLSPPRAANILQNHDFSMGLQHWHPNCCNGYVTLAKSNNLDEASHSSCARYAIATDRNECWQGLEQEITNSIIPGITYSVSAIVGVSGSLQGFADVLATLKLVYKDSTINYLGIGRSSVLKDKWEKLDGTFSLSTMPDRVVFYLEGPSPGIDLLIQSVEITCASPNEMKKSGKDNASDENIILNPKFDDDLKNWSARGCKIVVHDSMGNGKVLPQSGKFFASATERTQSWNGIQQEITGRVQRKLAYDVVAVVRVFGNNITTTDVRATLWVQTPNSRDQYIGIANVQATDKDWVQLQGKFLLNASPSKVVIYIEGPPSGVDILIDSLIVKHAQKIPPSPPPSYENPAYGFNIIENSNLSNGTNGWFPLGSCTLNVGTGSPHIVPPMARDSLGPSQPLSGRYILVTNRTQTWMGPAQMITDKVKLFLTYQVSAWVKIGSGATGAQNVNVALGVDNQWVNGGQVEISDNRWHEIGGSFRIEKQATKIMVYIQGPAPSVDLMVAGLQIFPIDRRARLRYLRTQTDKIRRRDITLKFSGSSSSGTFVKVRQMQNSFPFGTCISRTNIDNEDFVNFFVKNFNWAVFGNELKWYWTEPQQGNLNYKDADELLDLCKSHNIETRGHCIFWEVQGAVQQWIQSLNKNDMMAAVQNRLTDLLTRYKGKFKHYDVNNEMLHGSFYQDHLGKDIRADMFKNANKLDPSALLFVNDYHVEDGCDTRSSPEKYIEQILQLQEQGAIVGGVGIQGHIDSPVGPIVSSALDKMGILGLPIWFTELDVSSINEYVRADDLEVMLREAYAHPAVEGIMLWGFWELFMSRDNSHLVNAEGEINEAGKRYLGLKHEWLSHASGQMDGTSEFKFRGFQGTYNVQIIVNASKKISKTFVVEKGDTPVEISIDM; this comes from the exons atGAGAAGGGTATGTGCCTGCTGCTTCACAAGCTCATCTCCCAACATCAAACGTCAGAATCCCAACAGTGACAAGCCTTCTCAG AGCTCTGTTGTGACCATGAGAACCACTCAACAAAATAATGCCACTCAACTTCCAAAG GATGTGGAAGAAACTCCGGCCAAATTAAGTCCTCCACGTGCTGCCAATATTTTACAGAACCACGACTTCTCAATGGGGCTACAACATTGGCACCCCAATTGCTGTAATGGCTATGTAACATTGGCCAAGTCAAATAACCTGGATGAAGCATCCCATAGTTCATGTGCTAGGTATGCCATTGCTACCGATCGAAATGAATGTTGGCAGGGACTGGAACAGGAAATCACCAACAGTATTATCCCTGGTATTACTTATTCAGTTTCAGCAATTGTTGGGGTATCAGGATCCCTTCAAGGATTTGCTGATGTCCTAGCAACTTTAAAGCTAGTGTACAAAGATTCTACTATAAACTATTTGGGCATTGGGag ATCTTCTGTGTTGAAAGATAAGTGGGAGAAGTTGGACGGGACATTCTCCTTGTCAACCATGCCAGACCGTGTTGTATTCTATCTGGAAGGGCCTTCTCCGGGTATTGATTTGCTTATACAGTCTGTTGAGATTACTTGTGCTAGTCCCAATGAAATGAAG AAATCTGGGAAAGACAATGCTAGTGATGAGAATATTATTCTAAACCCAAAATTTGATGATGACCTCAAAAATTGGTCTGCAAGAGGATGCAAGATTGTTGTACACGATTCAATGGGAAATGGAAAAGTTCTCCCACAGTCTGGAAAGTTTTTTGCCTCTGCAACAGAGCGCACACAGAGTTGGAACGGCATTCAGCAGGAGATCACAGGAAGAGTGCAACGAAAGCTTGCTTATGATGTTGTTGCTGTTGTGCGTGTATTTGGAAATAATATCACCACTACTGATGTACGAGCTACTTTATGGGTGCAAACACCAAATTCTCGTGATCAATATATCGGAATTGCCAA TGTGCAGGCAACAGATAAAGATTGGGTACAATTACAGGGgaagtttcttttaaatgcTTCCCCATCAAAAGTTGTCATCTATATTGAAGGTCCACCTTCGGGAGTCGATATTCTTATCGATAGTCTTATTGTCAAGCATGCACAAAAGATTCCTCCTTCACCCCCACCGTCTTATGAG AATCCAGCCTATGGATTTAACATAATTGAGAACAGCAATCTAAGTAATGGCACCAACGGATGGTTTCCCCTTGGGAGTTGTACACTTAATGTTGGAACCGGGTCACCGCATATTGTTCCTCCCATGGCCAGAGATTCCCTTGGTCCTTCTCAACCTCTAAGCGGTCGCTACATTCTTGTGACAAATCGCACGCAAACTTGGATGGGTCCTGCTCAAATGATAACTGATAAGGTGAAACTCTTTCTCACATATCAAGTGTCTGCTTGGGTAAAGATTGGCTCTGGGGCAACCGGTGCGCAAAATGTCAATGTTGCACTCGGGGTGGATAACCAATGGGTGAACGGAGGGCAAGTCGAAATCAGTGATAATCGATGGCATGAAATTGGGGGTTCCTTTAGGATCGAGAAGCAGGCAACAAAGATAATGGTTTATATACAAGGTCCTGCTCCAAGTGTTGACTTAATGGTTGCTGGACTTCAAATTTTTCCTATTGACCGCCGTGCAAGGTTAAGATATTTGAGGACACAGACAGATAAG ATCCGCAGGCGTGATATCACCCTCAAGTTCTCAGGATCTAGCTCTAGTGGCACGTTTGTAAAAGTCAGACAAATGCAGAACAGTTTTCCTTTCGGGACTTGCATTTCTAGAACAAACATTGACAACGAAGATTTTGTTAACTTCTTTGTGAAGAATTTCAATTGGGCTGTGTTTGGAAATGAGCTCAAGTGGTATTGGACAGAACCACAACAAGGAAACTTAAACTATAAGGACGCCGATGAGTTATTGGATTTATGCAAGAGCCACAACATAGAGACCCGTGGTCACTGCATCTTTTGGGAAGTGCAGGGTGCTGTGCAACAATGGATTCAGTCCTTAAACAAGAATGATATGATGGCTGCTGTTCAAAATCGCCTTACAGATTTATTAACACGCTACAAGGGAAAGTTCAAGCACTATGATGTGAACAATGAGATGTTGCATGGATCATTCTATCAAGACCATCTTGGCAAAGATATTCGAGCAGACATGTTTAAGAACGCCAACAAACTTGATCCATCAGCTCTCCTATTTGTGAATGACTATCACGTTGAGGACGGATGCGACACGAGATCTTCTCCTGAGAAGTACATAGAGCAAATTCTTCAACTACAAGAACAAGGGGCTATAGTGGGAGGAGTTGGGATCCAAGGGCATATTGATAGTCCAGTGGGACCAATTGTTAGTTCTGCTTTAGACAAAATGGGAATTCTAGGTCTTCCAATTTGGTTCACAGAACTTGACGTGTCCTCCATCAACGAATACGTAAGGGCCGATGATTTAGAAGTGATGCTTCGAGAAGCTTATGCTCATCCTGCAGTAGAAGGTATAATGTTATGGGGATTCTGGGAGTTGTTTATGAGCCGGGACAATTCTCATTTAGTGAATGCTGAAGGCGAGATCAATGAAGCGGGAAAACGATACTTGGGTCTAAAACACGAATGGCTTTCGCACGCAAGTGGACAGATGGATGGGACGAGTGAGTTCAAATTCAGAGGCTTTCAGGGAACATATAACGTACAGATCATTGTCAATGCCTCtaagaagatatcaaagaCATTTGTAGTAGAGAAGGGAGATACACCTGTGGAGATATCTATAGATATGTGA